One Candidatus Binatus sp. genomic region harbors:
- a CDS encoding isoprenylcysteine carboxylmethyltransferase family protein, which produces MASSEPGPEASELPPKATGSLNPPTGPLLIAGAMPQPAPSFSRDTVLRFAEVSIFLVGVIGAVALGLGITAYFAEHSYVYAYLLAYAGFRFSDLLVRDDSIDGTARQELGNRIAAQLPLLLMFAAAPFERTYVYGGTMPESIGALGLLLELLGMWLTLGARIQLGYFSRGDPEHPYLVRSGFYRYIRHPVNAGTFLVALGWPLEYGAPVTLLVTLIIGVAILRRRIASEEKILLARFGEMYETYQRETDAVIPTLW; this is translated from the coding sequence ATGGCGAGTAGCGAACCCGGCCCTGAAGCGTCGGAATTGCCCCCCAAGGCGACCGGCAGCCTGAACCCTCCGACCGGCCCACTGCTGATTGCCGGCGCGATGCCCCAGCCGGCGCCCTCCTTCTCGCGCGATACAGTGCTGCGATTCGCCGAGGTCTCGATCTTCCTCGTCGGCGTGATCGGCGCGGTCGCGCTCGGTCTCGGCATCACCGCGTACTTCGCGGAGCACAGCTACGTGTACGCTTACTTGCTCGCCTACGCCGGCTTCCGCTTCTCCGATCTGCTGGTGCGCGACGATTCCATCGACGGCACCGCGCGCCAGGAGTTGGGCAATCGAATCGCGGCGCAATTGCCGCTGCTCCTGATGTTCGCGGCGGCGCCGTTCGAACGAACCTACGTCTATGGCGGTACGATGCCCGAATCGATCGGCGCGCTCGGCCTGCTGCTCGAGCTGCTCGGGATGTGGCTGACTTTGGGCGCGCGAATCCAGCTCGGCTACTTCAGCCGCGGCGATCCCGAGCATCCGTACCTGGTGCGCAGCGGCTTCTATCGTTATATCCGTCATCCAGTTAACGCCGGCACCTTCCTGGTCGCACTCGGATGGCCGCTTGAATACGGCGCTCCGGTCACGCTGCTGGTGACGCTGATTATCGGGGTCGCGATTCTGCGCCGCCGTATCGCATCGGAAGAGAAAATTTTGCTCGCGCGGTTCGGCGAAATGTACGAAACCTATCAGCGCGAAACCGACGCGGTGATTCCGACGCTCTGGTAG
- a CDS encoding DUF2339 domain-containing protein, producing MDFVSLLIVGVVLAFVFRRLKEIASRLDGKIQTPSEIALSDAIRNLEARINQLESQVQTRGHETVPPVESTPATDAAPSIAPVETIAPPSVIETPRDSAVAATARAATGPLSAPVSTDRPARPAIAEQVGRALFGFVREQVGSHEWESIVGGNLLNKVGVLVLLIGVTLFLGFSLTRLGAAGKIAVGLAVSLAMLTGGILAERRSRYVVFGRGLIGGGWAGIYTTAFAAHGLPTARVIESPTLATILLLAVAAAMIAHSIRYRSEAVTALAYLIGFVTLAISPMSSFALFASIPLVASLLYIANRFHWERIAVAGIVVTYASYAWATREGASSAPVFATDQAALAIYWLIYEGFDLAALYREGRRRGPGQILAALNASGFVGVSMLQWLERRPDDLFVVLAYSAAAFVISAIVRARIVRLSADSPLHERAAAGSYELSITISAALAAAAIFQRYAGYSINVALLLEAQFLFLIGVQTGQSYLQILGAIVFAIPVGKLGYALFDDNTMIVYRGLKFSITTPIAILTAAAGYLDRAMAMRAHTPRRWRILAWTASIILGAVIANEAEASHTGIAWLALGGLLFEAGWLADDFDFRLQSYVASSFGLMSIATVNLDFVPVEQSHRWVTLALAC from the coding sequence ATGGACTTCGTCTCTCTACTCATCGTCGGCGTGGTGCTCGCCTTTGTATTCCGGCGGCTCAAGGAGATCGCGAGTCGGCTCGACGGCAAGATCCAGACGCCGAGCGAGATCGCGCTCAGCGATGCGATCCGCAATCTCGAAGCGCGCATCAATCAACTCGAGTCGCAGGTGCAGACGCGCGGGCACGAGACGGTTCCGCCGGTCGAATCGACGCCCGCCACCGATGCCGCGCCGTCGATTGCACCGGTCGAAACAATTGCTCCGCCATCGGTGATCGAGACTCCGAGGGATTCCGCCGTCGCTGCGACCGCGCGCGCCGCGACAGGCCCGTTGAGTGCGCCAGTATCAACGGACCGGCCCGCACGACCGGCGATCGCGGAGCAGGTCGGTCGCGCATTGTTCGGATTCGTCCGCGAGCAAGTCGGCAGCCATGAATGGGAGTCGATCGTCGGCGGCAATCTGCTGAACAAGGTCGGCGTGCTCGTGCTGCTGATCGGCGTGACGCTCTTCCTTGGATTTTCGCTGACGCGACTCGGTGCAGCCGGCAAAATCGCGGTCGGTCTCGCGGTGAGCCTCGCGATGCTCACCGGCGGGATACTCGCCGAACGACGCTCGCGCTACGTCGTGTTCGGCCGCGGACTTATCGGCGGCGGATGGGCCGGCATCTACACCACCGCCTTCGCCGCGCATGGATTGCCGACCGCGCGCGTGATCGAAAGTCCGACGCTCGCGACGATTCTGCTGCTCGCGGTCGCCGCCGCGATGATCGCGCATTCGATTCGTTACCGCTCTGAAGCGGTCACGGCGCTCGCCTACCTGATCGGCTTCGTTACGCTTGCGATTAGCCCGATGTCCTCGTTTGCGCTGTTCGCATCGATTCCGCTGGTCGCCTCGCTGCTCTACATCGCAAATCGGTTTCATTGGGAGCGCATCGCGGTCGCCGGAATCGTCGTGACGTACGCGAGCTACGCGTGGGCGACGCGCGAAGGCGCAAGCTCGGCCCCAGTGTTCGCAACCGACCAGGCCGCGCTCGCAATCTACTGGCTGATTTACGAAGGCTTCGATCTCGCCGCTCTTTATCGCGAGGGCCGCCGCCGCGGACCGGGTCAGATCCTCGCCGCGCTGAACGCCAGCGGATTCGTCGGCGTTTCGATGCTGCAGTGGCTCGAGCGGAGGCCCGACGATCTCTTCGTCGTGCTCGCCTATTCGGCCGCAGCATTTGTGATAAGCGCGATCGTTCGCGCGAGAATCGTGCGACTATCAGCCGATTCGCCGCTCCACGAGCGCGCCGCCGCAGGCAGCTACGAACTCAGCATCACGATCTCCGCGGCGCTCGCCGCCGCCGCGATCTTCCAGCGCTACGCCGGCTACTCGATCAACGTCGCCCTGCTGCTCGAAGCGCAGTTCCTCTTCCTGATTGGCGTGCAGACGGGCCAATCGTACCTGCAGATTCTCGGCGCGATCGTGTTTGCGATCCCCGTCGGCAAACTCGGCTACGCGTTGTTCGACGACAACACGATGATTGTGTATCGCGGCCTGAAATTCTCGATCACGACGCCGATCGCGATCCTCACCGCCGCGGCCGGGTACCTCGATCGCGCGATGGCGATGCGGGCGCACACGCCGCGCAGATGGCGAATCCTCGCCTGGACCGCGTCGATCATTTTAGGCGCCGTTATCGCAAACGAGGCCGAAGCTTCGCACACCGGTATCGCGTGGCTCGCGCTCGGCGGATTGCTATTCGAAGCGGGATGGCTCGCCGACGATTTCGATTTTCGGCTTCAGTCGTACGTCGCGAGCAGCTTCGGCTTGATGTCGATCGCGACCGTCAACCTCGATTTCGTTCCGGTTGAGCAATCGCATCGATGGGTCACGCTCGCGCTGGCGTGCTGA
- a CDS encoding DUF2339 domain-containing protein has translation MGHARAGVLMAYGASLQLMYFSRATLTNTERSFARDGASIGGAVLLLIMLWHLLPPMLVAIAWIAVAVILIEAGFMLIPSALRFEGYAAAALTVSRLFDVNFITWSRTAFISDRLATVIPVIAAFYYLAWRVNDRSQQSSQKSIDQPAAGAFLYAAALLVTTLIWYEVAPAYVVDVWAVFGLILLILGARFSIRQLRIQSYLIALVVFERCWQVNFDLTGLLTRAISIRVATASIAIACLYLSQLISPRESTEPPPTPRANPLEETLWYVENYARPAFSILATAMLTMLFYCEVSGNLLTVAWAFEAVVLLIGGFAMRERVLRLSGLLLFFVAVFKVFVYDLRELEAMPRIASFIVLGALLIAVSFGYSRYREKLSRFL, from the coding sequence ATGGGTCACGCTCGCGCTGGCGTGCTGATGGCTTACGGCGCGAGCCTGCAACTGATGTACTTTTCGCGCGCCACGCTGACAAACACGGAGCGCTCGTTCGCCCGCGACGGCGCGTCGATCGGCGGCGCCGTGCTGCTGCTGATCATGCTGTGGCATCTGCTCCCGCCGATGCTGGTTGCGATCGCATGGATTGCGGTCGCGGTGATTCTAATCGAAGCAGGCTTCATGCTGATTCCGTCCGCGCTGCGATTCGAAGGGTACGCCGCCGCAGCGCTGACCGTCTCACGCCTCTTCGACGTGAATTTCATCACGTGGTCTCGCACCGCATTCATTTCCGATCGCCTCGCCACCGTGATTCCCGTGATCGCCGCGTTCTACTACCTCGCGTGGCGCGTCAACGATCGATCGCAGCAGAGCTCGCAAAAGTCGATCGATCAGCCGGCCGCCGGCGCGTTTCTTTACGCCGCCGCGCTGCTGGTGACGACCTTAATCTGGTACGAAGTCGCACCCGCATACGTGGTGGACGTATGGGCGGTCTTCGGCCTGATTCTTTTGATTCTCGGCGCGCGATTTTCGATTCGCCAACTGCGCATCCAGAGCTACTTGATCGCGCTGGTAGTTTTCGAACGATGCTGGCAGGTGAATTTCGATCTGACCGGCCTGCTGACGCGCGCGATCTCGATTCGAGTCGCGACCGCATCGATCGCGATCGCATGCCTCTACCTGTCGCAACTGATTTCTCCGCGCGAGAGCACCGAACCTCCGCCCACGCCGCGCGCGAACCCGCTCGAAGAAACGCTTTGGTATGTCGAAAATTACGCGCGCCCGGCCTTTTCGATTCTCGCGACCGCGATGCTCACGATGCTTTTCTACTGCGAAGTCTCGGGCAACCTGCTCACCGTCGCGTGGGCGTTCGAGGCCGTGGTTTTGCTCATCGGTGGCTTCGCGATGCGCGAGCGAGTGCTGCGCCTATCCGGACTGTTGCTGTTCTTCGTCGCGGTCTTCAAGGTATTCGTTTACGATTTGCGCGAACTCGAAGCGATGCCGCGCATCGCATCGTTCATCGTGCTGGGCGCGTTGCTGATCGCTGTCTCGTTCGGGTATTCGCGCTATCGCGAGAAACTGAGCCGCTTCTTATAG
- a CDS encoding ribonuclease H, with product MTRSDRHHLIYADGSCLGNPGPGGWGVVLQDPDGAVREYNGSATATTNNRMEMTAAIEGLRATEPGAEVVLRSDSQYVIKTMNLRWKRNANKDLWELLDTEAKIRHVQFEWVRGHDSDPINHRADELAVMGAKGRLVADGSNFGVPPSVGTLFDQLQANAVERIVPMLKDGEKLFKCWGCGYMFVTARDDENFCSNVRCQVKARRP from the coding sequence GTGACTCGGTCGGATCGCCACCACCTCATTTACGCCGACGGTTCCTGTCTGGGAAATCCCGGGCCGGGCGGATGGGGCGTAGTGCTGCAAGATCCGGACGGCGCGGTGCGCGAATACAACGGCAGCGCGACTGCGACCACCAACAACCGGATGGAAATGACCGCCGCGATCGAAGGGCTGCGCGCCACCGAGCCCGGCGCCGAGGTGGTGCTGCGCAGCGACAGTCAATACGTCATCAAGACGATGAATCTGCGTTGGAAGCGCAACGCCAATAAGGACTTGTGGGAGTTGCTCGATACGGAAGCGAAAATCCGCCACGTCCAATTCGAGTGGGTGCGCGGACACGATAGCGACCCGATCAATCATCGCGCGGACGAACTCGCCGTGATGGGCGCGAAAGGCCGCCTGGTCGCCGATGGATCAAACTTCGGAGTACCTCCATCTGTTGGGACTTTGTTCGATCAACTTCAGGCCAACGCGGTGGAGCGAATCGTGCCGATGTTGAAGGACGGCGAGAAGCTCTTCAAGTGCTGGGGATGCGGCTACATGTTCGTGACCGCGCGCGACGACGAGAACTTTTGCTCGAATGTGCGATGCCAGGTGAAAGCCCGGCGACCCTAA